One Gossypium raimondii isolate GPD5lz chromosome 3, ASM2569854v1, whole genome shotgun sequence genomic window carries:
- the LOC105794543 gene encoding uncharacterized protein LOC105794543: MASANRWLKPEVYPLFASVGVAVGICAMQLVRNITTNPDVRVTKENRAAGVLNNFEEGEKYAEHGLRKFVRNRQPQIMPSVNNFFSDPK; this comes from the exons ATGGCTTCTGCAAACAGATGGCTCAAACCTGAG GTGTATCCGCTATTTGCATCGGTGGGTGTGGCGGTCGGCATTTGTGCCATGCAACTTGTCAGGAATATCACCACCAACCCTGATGTCAG GGTAACCAAAGAAAACAGGGCAGCTGGAGTTCTTAACAACTTTGAAGAAGGTGAAAAATATGCAGAACATGGACTGAGGAAATTTGTGCGCAACAGACAACCTCAGATTATGCCCTCCGTTAATAACTTCTTCTCTGACCCTAAATAA